Proteins co-encoded in one Paracoccus aestuarii genomic window:
- a CDS encoding acetyl-CoA C-acetyltransferase: protein MTSVQIFDAVRTPRGRGKASVGALAELSPTELAAIPLRALQQRSGLDTAAIGDVVLGCVDPVGGQGGDIARTAALVAGYDQGVPGVQINRFCASGLEACAIAAGKVASGEAGLVVAGGVEMMSRIPMLSSGMPVLADPAIAIAQKSIPQGVAADLIATLRGYSRHDVDMLAVTSQTRAARAWAEGRFARGIVPVTDRNGLLVLDRDEAIRPDADLASIATLKPSFASFAAQMGYDAVAAQKYPGLDAMNYVHHAGNSSQIVDGAAALLLGSREAGAAQGLLPRARIRGLASVGSEPTIMLTGPKAACERALKQAGLGFGDIDLWELNEAFAAVVLYFLEQTGLDAARVNVNGGAIAMGHPLGATGAMILGTLLDELERADRQFGCATLCAATGQAIAMVIERLDGGRK from the coding sequence ATGACCTCGGTGCAGATATTCGATGCCGTTCGGACCCCGAGGGGGCGCGGCAAGGCCTCGGTCGGGGCATTGGCTGAACTGAGCCCGACCGAACTGGCCGCCATACCGCTGCGCGCGCTGCAACAGCGCTCGGGCCTGGATACGGCGGCCATCGGTGATGTCGTCCTCGGTTGCGTCGATCCGGTCGGAGGGCAGGGGGGCGACATCGCCCGCACGGCGGCATTGGTCGCCGGCTATGATCAAGGCGTTCCGGGCGTGCAGATCAACCGTTTCTGTGCCTCCGGGCTTGAAGCCTGTGCGATTGCCGCGGGCAAGGTCGCCAGCGGCGAAGCCGGGCTGGTGGTCGCGGGTGGTGTCGAGATGATGTCGCGGATCCCGATGCTGTCTTCGGGTATGCCGGTGCTGGCCGATCCGGCGATTGCCATTGCGCAGAAATCCATTCCCCAGGGGGTTGCGGCGGATCTGATCGCGACGCTGCGCGGCTACAGCCGCCACGATGTCGATATGCTGGCCGTCACGAGCCAGACGCGTGCCGCGCGGGCCTGGGCGGAAGGGCGTTTTGCGCGCGGTATCGTGCCGGTCACGGATCGCAACGGCTTGCTTGTTCTGGATCGTGACGAGGCGATCCGGCCGGACGCGGATCTTGCATCGATCGCGACGCTTAAGCCCTCTTTTGCAAGCTTTGCCGCGCAGATGGGGTATGACGCGGTCGCGGCGCAGAAATATCCCGGCCTTGATGCGATGAATTACGTCCACCACGCCGGCAATTCCTCGCAGATCGTCGACGGGGCCGCGGCTCTTTTGCTTGGATCAAGGGAGGCGGGCGCGGCCCAGGGTCTTTTGCCGCGCGCCAGGATAAGGGGGCTGGCGTCGGTCGGCTCGGAGCCCACGATCATGCTGACCGGCCCGAAAGCTGCCTGCGAACGCGCGCTGAAACAGGCCGGCCTCGGCTTCGGCGATATCGATCTGTGGGAGTTGAACGAGGCTTTCGCGGCGGTTGTGCTGTATTTCCTGGAACAGACCGGGCTTGATGCTGCCCGGGTCAATGTGAACGGCGGGGCGATCGCAATGGGGCATCCGCTGGGGGCGACCGGGGCGATGATCCTTGGCACGCTTCTCGATGAACTGGAACGGGCCGACCGGCAATTCGGCTGCGCAACACTTTGTGCGGCCACGGGCCAGGCTATCGCCATGGTGATCGAACGTCTTGACGGAGGCAGGAAATGA
- a CDS encoding SDR family NAD(P)-dependent oxidoreductase, protein MDIEGKTILVTGAASGLGAAVAARLAAGGANIVGLDVNAAASADGRTQPGGKIQLIEADVTSAEEGARALDAALVRFGAVHGLVNCAGIAPGRRITGREGPHDLDLFARAVAVNLTGTFNMLRLAAAAMERNEPGSTGERGVVVNTASVAAFDGQVGQAAYAASKGGVVSLTLPAARELARSGIRVMAVAPGLFATPMMTGMPQEVQDSLGATVPFPPRLGRPEEFADLVAAIFDNPMLNGEVIRLDGALRMAPR, encoded by the coding sequence ATGGATATTGAGGGCAAGACGATCCTCGTGACGGGTGCCGCTTCCGGCTTGGGGGCTGCGGTGGCCGCACGGCTGGCCGCAGGCGGTGCGAATATTGTCGGGCTGGACGTCAATGCTGCGGCATCCGCCGACGGTCGGACGCAGCCCGGCGGGAAAATCCAGCTGATCGAGGCCGACGTCACCTCGGCAGAGGAGGGCGCGAGGGCCTTGGATGCGGCGCTGGTGCGTTTTGGTGCCGTGCATGGACTGGTGAATTGTGCGGGGATCGCCCCTGGCCGCAGGATCACGGGCCGGGAAGGGCCGCATGATCTGGATCTTTTTGCGCGCGCCGTAGCGGTCAACCTCACCGGCACCTTCAACATGCTGCGCCTTGCGGCTGCCGCGATGGAACGCAATGAACCCGGCAGCACCGGCGAGCGGGGCGTTGTCGTGAACACGGCCTCGGTTGCGGCCTTCGATGGCCAGGTGGGTCAGGCGGCCTATGCGGCCTCGAAAGGCGGGGTGGTCAGCCTGACATTGCCTGCGGCGCGGGAACTGGCGCGTTCGGGGATAAGGGTGATGGCCGTGGCGCCAGGCCTCTTTGCGACCCCGATGATGACAGGGATGCCGCAGGAGGTGCAGGATTCCCTCGGCGCGACAGTCCCGTTCCCGCCACGGCTGGGCAGGCCGGAGGAATTCGCCGATCTGGTCGCGGCAATCTTCGACAACCCGATGCTCAATGGCGAGGTCATCCGTCTCGACGGCGCGCTGCGCATGGCGCCGAGATAG
- a CDS encoding AraC family transcriptional regulator, with the protein MILESGNDITVLIRDRICHIHRMGNLDSAIDPLFVEEISDCAGRAGLDVAQIIRDVQPAAGPLTLNQYGQVWFSLARMMGDEMIGTMPYPLRPGGFALMCHTILAAPELRTALRRALWFMHVVTGLPEAALSTRNDMATVTVPGPVSAFACRTLLIVLLGPVCWLARRPIPLTEVAFPCAQPAKANAYSRLFGTPVSFQARALQVSFAATYLDLPVNRSEAALKRYLKQAPANLLVGYHGTDDLTGRIRAMLAARPTGDWPDFEDMAALYGMSVSTLRRQLRAEGSSYRDIAAALQLARAKRMLGEGQLSVAAIAEALNYAEPSAFFRAFRIATGTTPARYRQNLRRPPTVSDRNRQIPG; encoded by the coding sequence GTGATTCTGGAATCCGGCAATGACATTACAGTTTTAATCCGTGACCGGATTTGCCATATTCACCGCATGGGAAATCTGGATTCGGCCATTGATCCGCTGTTTGTGGAGGAAATATCCGATTGCGCCGGACGCGCAGGTCTGGATGTTGCGCAGATCATCCGCGACGTGCAGCCGGCGGCCGGGCCGCTTACATTGAACCAATATGGCCAGGTCTGGTTCTCACTCGCGCGCATGATGGGGGACGAGATGATCGGCACCATGCCTTATCCGCTGCGCCCCGGCGGTTTCGCACTGATGTGCCATACGATCCTTGCCGCGCCCGAGCTGAGGACAGCCCTGCGCCGGGCGCTTTGGTTCATGCATGTCGTCACCGGATTGCCGGAGGCCGCGCTCTCGACCCGCAACGACATGGCGACCGTTACCGTCCCGGGGCCGGTCAGCGCCTTTGCCTGCCGGACGCTGCTGATTGTCCTGCTGGGGCCGGTTTGCTGGCTGGCGCGCCGTCCGATCCCGCTGACCGAGGTGGCTTTCCCATGCGCGCAACCGGCCAAGGCGAACGCCTATTCACGCCTCTTTGGCACCCCCGTCAGCTTTCAGGCCCGGGCGCTTCAGGTCAGCTTTGCCGCGACATATCTCGACCTGCCGGTCAATCGCAGCGAGGCGGCGCTGAAACGCTATCTGAAACAGGCGCCCGCCAATCTTCTGGTCGGCTATCACGGCACGGATGACCTGACCGGGCGGATCCGCGCAATGCTCGCCGCCCGACCGACCGGCGACTGGCCCGATTTCGAGGATATGGCGGCGCTCTACGGCATGTCCGTCAGCACCCTGCGCCGCCAGCTCAGGGCCGAAGGCAGCAGTTACCGCGACATTGCCGCAGCCCTGCAACTTGCCCGCGCAAAGCGGATGCTGGGGGAAGGGCAGCTCTCTGTCGCCGCGATAGCCGAGGCCCTGAACTATGCCGAACCAAGCGCGTTTTTTCGCGCCTTCCGCATCGCGACCGGCACGACGCCGGCCCGCTACAGGCAAAACCTGCGAAGACCCCCAACAGTGTCGGACAGAAATCGCCAAATCCCCGGATAG
- a CDS encoding FadR/GntR family transcriptional regulator, with protein MKLSLDANEDIPVFRQVAQALRKKILTGELQPGQRMPAETALASENGIHRSSVREAIRSLEQQGLLYREEGKRKLFVSTPSTATLSRKLVTPMIMEGITFEEIWETIRALDPVVAEAAAHRRNTANLQALEENLERTRAALGDTDALVRLDIEFHELIALAANNRVIQALRLPISDLFYPSFQAVMISLNAGERLLTAHEKILQAIKWGEADEAREWMIRHLNDFHKGYELASLDIRQPAALQASEA; from the coding sequence ATGAAGTTGAGCCTCGATGCAAATGAAGATATCCCGGTCTTTCGCCAGGTCGCCCAGGCATTGCGGAAGAAGATCCTGACCGGAGAGCTGCAACCCGGCCAGCGGATGCCAGCGGAGACCGCGCTTGCCAGCGAAAACGGCATCCACCGCTCCAGTGTGCGCGAGGCCATCCGCTCGCTTGAACAGCAGGGCCTGCTCTATCGCGAAGAGGGCAAGCGCAAGCTTTTCGTCTCGACGCCCAGCACCGCCACATTGTCGCGCAAGCTGGTCACCCCCATGATCATGGAGGGGATCACCTTCGAGGAGATCTGGGAAACGATCCGTGCCCTTGATCCTGTCGTGGCCGAGGCCGCCGCCCATCGCCGCAATACCGCCAACCTGCAGGCGCTGGAAGAAAACCTCGAACGCACCCGTGCGGCACTGGGCGACACGGATGCGCTGGTCCGGCTGGATATCGAGTTCCATGAGCTGATTGCCCTGGCGGCGAACAACCGCGTCATCCAGGCGCTGCGCCTACCGATCAGCGACCTGTTCTACCCCTCTTTCCAGGCGGTCATGATCAGCCTGAATGCCGGCGAAAGGCTGCTGACCGCGCATGAGAAGATCCTGCAGGCGATCAAATGGGGCGAAGCCGACGAGGCGCGGGAATGGATGATCCGGCACCTGAACGATTTCCACAAAGGCTATGAGCTTGCCAGCCTCGACATCCGCCAACCCGCCGCGCTTCAGGCCAGCGAAGCCTGA
- a CDS encoding iron-containing alcohol dehydrogenase yields MEAVIWGEPAAEALAAEAARLDAHNVFVIASATLNRRTDEVSRIAAALGRRFAGLFDGVRPHVPRGDVVRATLAARDLRADLIVTVGGGSPTDAAKAVALCLANRIDDVAAIDALLPARDIQGRSLPPVIAAPRVPQISIPTTLSAGEFSAIAGVTNEMTGVKDILRHPGLMPRVVILDPAVARHTPEDLFLSTGMRAVDHCVEGVCSAEANPLGDAQALHGLALLAGGMEAVKADPGNLAARLDCLLGAWMSMGPLASGVPMGASHGIGYVLGAKYAIPHGHTSCLMLPAVLEWNAHRTAERQRRISAILGDERASAAVLVDRLIRRLDLPRGLVAAGIAAEDFPAIAEAALATPWVPRNPRPISGVGDLLEILRLAG; encoded by the coding sequence ATGGAGGCGGTGATCTGGGGCGAGCCCGCGGCCGAGGCGCTTGCAGCCGAAGCCGCGAGACTTGACGCGCATAATGTGTTCGTGATTGCCAGTGCGACCCTCAATCGCAGGACGGATGAGGTCAGCCGGATCGCGGCAGCCCTGGGGCGTCGTTTTGCCGGGCTGTTCGACGGCGTCAGGCCGCATGTGCCGCGCGGGGATGTCGTCCGCGCCACTCTGGCCGCGCGTGATCTCCGTGCCGATCTGATCGTGACGGTCGGTGGAGGCTCTCCGACGGATGCCGCCAAGGCGGTCGCGCTCTGCCTTGCCAACCGGATCGACGATGTCGCGGCAATAGACGCCCTGCTGCCGGCCAGGGATATCCAGGGCCGGTCTCTGCCGCCCGTGATCGCCGCGCCCCGGGTGCCGCAGATCTCGATCCCCACTACGCTTTCCGCCGGAGAATTCAGCGCGATAGCTGGCGTCACCAATGAAATGACCGGCGTGAAGGATATTCTGCGCCACCCCGGCTTGATGCCCCGCGTCGTCATCCTCGATCCCGCGGTCGCGCGGCATACGCCTGAAGACCTGTTCCTGTCGACAGGGATGCGCGCCGTCGATCACTGTGTCGAGGGGGTCTGTTCGGCAGAGGCCAATCCGCTTGGCGATGCGCAGGCGCTGCATGGGCTGGCCTTGCTGGCCGGGGGCATGGAGGCGGTGAAAGCGGATCCGGGCAATCTGGCCGCGCGGCTGGACTGCCTGCTGGGGGCCTGGATGTCGATGGGGCCGCTGGCCAGTGGCGTGCCGATGGGCGCAAGCCACGGGATCGGGTATGTCCTTGGCGCGAAATACGCAATCCCGCATGGCCATACATCTTGCCTGATGCTGCCTGCGGTGCTGGAATGGAATGCGCATCGGACCGCCGAGCGCCAGCGCAGGATCTCGGCCATTCTGGGCGATGAGCGCGCGTCTGCCGCCGTTCTGGTGGACCGTTTGATCCGCAGGCTGGACCTGCCGCGAGGCCTTGTCGCCGCCGGGATCGCCGCCGAAGACTTCCCCGCCATTGCCGAAGCCGCGCTTGCAACCCCCTGGGTGCCCAGAAACCCCCGACCGATCTCAGGGGTGGGGGACCTGCTGGAGATCTTGCGGCTTGCGGGCTGA
- a CDS encoding ABC transporter substrate-binding protein yields MLKSTTAFVLGLGLASAALGQSYDTGASDDEIKFGVILPLSGPASAYGSAGACFEGYFNRVNDNGGINGRKVSVIVRDDGYNPARTLEQARRLVERDGVLFIAGNIGTPGNSAIHSYMNQRKVPHIFLITGASKWDDPENYPWTMAFTPSYAAEALIYAQYIKENFPQGKVGILYQNDDFGRDYLEPFLQELGEDMVVSQVSFDTTAATVDSQMSALKDSGADIFFNVASPKFAAQAIRRAGEIGWAPTQFLVSVSNAKSAVLEPAGLAFSDGIITTQYLKEPSSPAYAEDADVAAWHDFRDNYFRAGSEGNWWDWSCYSASFAIEHVLNEAGDDLTRTNLMAVASGLKDLETPMLLDGITLTTGPDDFAPIEAMSLMRFNGDSWELFGDVMNVD; encoded by the coding sequence ATGCTGAAATCCACGACCGCTTTCGTGCTGGGGCTTGGGCTTGCCTCGGCCGCCTTGGGCCAAAGCTACGATACCGGCGCCTCGGACGACGAGATCAAGTTCGGTGTGATCCTGCCGCTGAGCGGCCCGGCGTCGGCCTATGGATCGGCTGGCGCCTGCTTCGAGGGCTATTTCAACCGGGTCAACGACAATGGCGGTATCAATGGCCGCAAGGTGAGCGTCATTGTCCGGGATGACGGCTACAATCCCGCCAGAACGCTGGAACAGGCCCGTCGCCTTGTTGAACGCGACGGCGTTCTTTTCATCGCGGGCAATATCGGCACGCCGGGAAACTCGGCCATCCATTCCTATATGAACCAGCGCAAGGTGCCGCATATCTTCCTGATCACCGGCGCATCCAAATGGGATGACCCCGAGAACTATCCCTGGACCATGGCCTTCACCCCGAGCTATGCGGCCGAGGCGCTGATCTATGCTCAATATATCAAGGAGAACTTCCCGCAGGGCAAGGTTGGCATCCTCTATCAGAACGACGATTTCGGTCGCGATTACCTGGAGCCCTTCCTGCAGGAACTGGGCGAGGACATGGTGGTTTCCCAAGTCAGTTTTGACACCACGGCCGCGACCGTCGACAGCCAGATGTCGGCGCTCAAGGACAGCGGGGCGGACATCTTCTTCAATGTCGCCTCGCCGAAATTCGCGGCCCAGGCAATCCGGCGTGCCGGCGAGATCGGCTGGGCCCCGACCCAGTTCCTCGTTTCGGTGTCGAATGCGAAATCGGCGGTTCTGGAGCCGGCGGGGCTTGCCTTCTCGGATGGCATCATCACCACACAATATCTGAAAGAGCCGTCCAGCCCCGCCTATGCCGAAGACGCGGATGTTGCCGCTTGGCATGATTTCCGGGACAATTACTTCAGGGCCGGGTCCGAGGGGAACTGGTGGGACTGGTCCTGCTATTCGGCTTCCTTCGCGATCGAGCATGTGCTGAACGAGGCGGGCGATGATCTGACGCGGACCAATCTCATGGCCGTCGCATCGGGGCTGAAGGACCTCGAAACGCCGATGCTGCTGGACGGGATCACGTTGACCACCGGGCCGGATGACTTCGCGCCCATCGAGGCGATGTCGCTGATGCGTTTCAACGGCGATAGCTGGGAGCTGTTCGGCGACGTGATGAACGTCGACTGA
- a CDS encoding branched-chain amino acid ABC transporter permease, giving the protein MSMHDIEMTREAGRIPPTAVKRRIAQAAFVLAVLAVAGLFEGYHLFLASSILAYAIAAMGLNVLMGYNGQISLGHGAFFAIGAYTAAIGMDRFGIPYMLAPVMAGIVGMGAGWLIGKPALRLEGVYLALATFGLAIAMPTVLRSDLFSQWTGGVQGLFLSVDAAPSWTGLDLDQTIYLLAALYFLLFVFITLRLVGGLNGKAWIATRDNPIAARAMGFNVTRAKTRAFVFSVLACSVGGALQGIAVQFVAPDSFPFFLSISLFTAVLVGGLSSPLLGPILGAIFIVVIPSITEDIWQGGSWAVYGAMIIAIVAVQPRGLAGMVAWAGEKIGALPRS; this is encoded by the coding sequence ATGAGCATGCATGATATCGAAATGACGCGGGAAGCCGGCCGCATTCCCCCGACGGCGGTGAAGCGGCGGATCGCCCAAGCGGCATTTGTGCTTGCCGTGCTTGCGGTCGCCGGCCTTTTCGAGGGGTATCACCTTTTCCTCGCCAGTTCGATCCTCGCCTATGCGATTGCGGCGATGGGGCTGAATGTGCTGATGGGCTATAATGGGCAGATCTCGCTTGGCCATGGGGCCTTTTTCGCCATCGGCGCCTATACGGCGGCAATCGGCATGGACCGTTTCGGCATCCCCTATATGCTTGCGCCGGTTATGGCCGGGATCGTGGGAATGGGGGCGGGCTGGCTGATCGGCAAGCCGGCGTTGCGCCTTGAAGGGGTCTATCTGGCGCTCGCCACTTTCGGGCTGGCGATTGCCATGCCGACGGTGCTGCGCTCGGATCTGTTCTCGCAATGGACCGGCGGCGTGCAGGGCCTATTCCTGTCGGTGGATGCGGCCCCGTCCTGGACCGGACTCGATCTCGATCAGACCATCTACCTGCTGGCCGCGCTCTATTTCCTGCTTTTCGTTTTCATCACCCTGCGGCTGGTTGGCGGGCTGAATGGCAAGGCCTGGATCGCCACCCGCGACAACCCGATCGCCGCGCGCGCCATGGGGTTCAACGTGACCCGCGCCAAGACCCGTGCCTTTGTCTTTTCGGTGCTTGCCTGCTCGGTCGGAGGGGCGTTGCAGGGAATTGCGGTGCAGTTCGTCGCACCCGACAGCTTTCCGTTCTTCCTGTCCATCTCGCTTTTCACGGCGGTGCTGGTGGGGGGGCTGTCCTCGCCTTTGCTCGGCCCAATTCTGGGCGCGATCTTCATCGTCGTGATCCCCAGCATCACGGAAGATATCTGGCAGGGAGGCAGCTGGGCTGTCTATGGCGCGATGATCATCGCCATCGTGGCCGTGCAGCCTCGTGGCCTGGCCGGGATGGTGGCCTGGGCAGGAGAGAAGATCGGAGCCCTGCCGCGCAGCTGA
- a CDS encoding branched-chain amino acid ABC transporter permease, with protein sequence MTRPMKVARQGGRRGMIFFFEQLFIGLSLGGIYAILALSLVVIYKSTGHVNLAQGEMAVFSTFLAWTLVHAGVPVWAAIPMTMVASFFGAIALERLVVRPFNGANDLVVVAVFVGLFLGIHSIVGAIWKYDVKPFPSAFPNGAVDLMGGLTIRIHTLGSLLTTFLVLAATWFFFKYTRTGLALRAVADNHQSSRLSGVNVSLMLALGWGLAAAIGAVAGVMIAPVTFLDPSIGLAPLIFALAGALLGGITSPFGAAFGGLIVGVLEAMISAYVPYGVEFRELLALGLILSVLLVKPAGLFGVVVTRRV encoded by the coding sequence ATGACTCGGCCGATGAAGGTGGCAAGGCAGGGAGGGCGCCGCGGTATGATTTTCTTCTTTGAGCAGCTGTTCATCGGGCTGTCGCTTGGGGGTATCTATGCCATCCTCGCGCTGTCGCTGGTGGTGATCTACAAATCGACCGGCCATGTGAACCTCGCGCAGGGCGAAATGGCGGTGTTCTCGACCTTCTTGGCCTGGACGCTGGTTCATGCCGGCGTGCCGGTCTGGGCCGCCATCCCGATGACGATGGTTGCTTCGTTCTTCGGGGCCATCGCGCTGGAACGCCTCGTGGTGCGCCCGTTCAACGGTGCCAATGACCTGGTTGTCGTTGCGGTGTTCGTGGGCCTGTTTCTCGGCATCCACAGCATCGTCGGGGCCATCTGGAAATACGACGTGAAACCCTTCCCGAGCGCCTTTCCCAATGGGGCGGTCGATCTGATGGGCGGGCTGACCATCCGCATTCATACGTTGGGATCGCTGTTGACGACGTTTCTGGTTCTGGCCGCGACCTGGTTCTTCTTCAAGTATACGAGGACCGGACTCGCCTTGCGCGCCGTGGCCGACAATCACCAGAGCAGCCGCCTTTCGGGCGTCAATGTCTCGTTGATGCTGGCGCTTGGCTGGGGGCTGGCGGCGGCGATCGGGGCGGTTGCGGGCGTGATGATCGCGCCGGTGACCTTCCTCGACCCCTCGATCGGGCTCGCCCCGCTGATCTTCGCATTGGCCGGCGCGTTGCTGGGCGGGATCACCAGCCCGTTTGGCGCGGCCTTTGGCGGTCTGATCGTCGGCGTGCTGGAGGCGATGATCTCGGCCTATGTCCCTTACGGGGTCGAGTTCCGCGAGTTGCTGGCGCTGGGGCTGATCCTGTCGGTGCTGCTGGTAAAGCCTGCCGGCCTGTTCGGCGTCGTCGTGACCCGGAGGGTGTGA
- a CDS encoding ABC transporter ATP-binding protein → MTAALELKQVTASYGHGSVLHDVDLEVVSGKVTALLGANGAGKTTALRAICGMIRTSGDVRLFGEKITGKSPEAIVRMGLAHVPDGRGTFAGLTVMENLRLGAFTAKRSDFRRTLDQVFGYFPRLKERMNQQAGTLSGGEQQMLALGRALMATPRLILLDEPSIGLAPVIVKQLFGILEDIARNEGVSMLLVEQNSNLALKLAENAALLEVGHVVARGSARELAENKEIARAYLGHDSADEGGKAGRAPRYDFLL, encoded by the coding sequence ATGACTGCCGCCCTCGAACTGAAACAGGTCACGGCCTCTTACGGGCATGGATCCGTTCTTCATGATGTGGATCTGGAGGTCGTCTCGGGCAAGGTCACCGCGCTTCTGGGCGCGAACGGAGCGGGCAAGACGACCGCTCTGCGCGCGATTTGCGGCATGATCCGCACCAGTGGCGATGTCCGGCTGTTCGGCGAAAAGATCACCGGGAAAAGCCCCGAAGCCATCGTTCGGATGGGGCTGGCCCATGTGCCGGACGGGCGCGGCACCTTTGCCGGGCTTACCGTCATGGAAAATCTGCGGCTGGGCGCCTTTACCGCGAAACGAAGCGATTTCCGGCGCACGCTCGATCAGGTCTTCGGCTATTTTCCCCGCCTGAAAGAGCGGATGAACCAGCAAGCGGGCACCCTTTCGGGCGGTGAACAGCAGATGCTGGCGCTTGGCCGTGCGCTGATGGCGACGCCGCGGCTGATCCTGCTCGACGAGCCTTCGATCGGCCTCGCGCCGGTCATTGTGAAGCAATTGTTCGGAATCCTGGAAGACATCGCCCGCAACGAAGGCGTTTCGATGCTTCTGGTCGAGCAGAACTCGAACCTCGCGCTGAAGCTTGCCGAAAATGCGGCGCTGCTGGAGGTCGGCCATGTCGTTGCGCGGGGCAGCGCGCGCGAGCTTGCCGAGAACAAGGAGATCGCGCGGGCCTATCTCGGCCATGACTCGGCCGATGAAGGTGGCAAGGCAGGGAGGGCGCCGCGGTATGATTTTCTTCTTTGA